The following nucleotide sequence is from Halictus rubicundus isolate RS-2024b chromosome 7, iyHalRubi1_principal, whole genome shotgun sequence.
TAGCGGGTGCCTCTTTCTTATAACGCTGTTTCTGTTTATTCCCATACCGTTTACAGATTATATATTCAGTGACATCAACTTCCCTCATAACGAGGTATGGAATAAATCATTTATACTATGTACACAGAATGGTATTAGCACGTTCAAACTATTGTTTAAGAATTGTATGCAACATTAAACCACGTGTCTCGCTAGCTGTTACGAATGTGTTAATACTAGCGACGTCTCCAAAGtcttaacaaattttttacaaccctatGTTTATTCAAATTTCTTCGAAATGCACACatcggttaaaaaaaaaataaaatttctaagaCTTTGGAGACGATCGCATTTACTAAATAGCTGACAAACATTCTCCTGGGAAAATTTCGATTAcagtttatggaatttttggctGCTCTACTTTCAATTTGTTGTATGCTACTTTTGGGTTTTGCCGACGATGTTCTGGACCTTCGTTGGCGTCATAAACTATTACTGCCAACGATCGCTTCATTGCCACTTTTAATGGTCTATTACATTAATTTCAATTCTACACTAATCATAGTACCAAAACCCTTAAGACCCTGGTTTGGTTTCTCTGTGGATTTATGGATACTCTACTATTTGTACATGGGAATGCTAGCAGTTTTTTGTACAAATGCTATAAACATATTAGCTGGCATAAACGGTTTAGAAGTTGGACAGAGCTTGGTGATCTCGATAAGcatagtcatttttaacgtcATCGAGTTGTCGGGAGACCTTTGGAAAGCACACCAGTTCTCATTGTATTTCATGCTTCCATATACAGCTACATCATTGGGCTTACTAAAATTTAATTGGTAAGTTGCATATAACATTGATAAATTAATGCATCGATGATAGTCTCATTCGAAAACATTTAGATATCATCATCactgaagttaaaaatattagaatatagtTTTTCATTTAATCAccctaattttcaactttttgcaCAAAACGACTCCGCAAACTTTCATAAATacaatactatattttttcgtaatagttagactgcggattttatgcatttataataaaaatgagtagatcgaatacaaaacagtaaaaacatttaaagaatttaaaaatactgtcgtattgttttcaactctacagggtgtcccagaaaaggAAAAAGGGCGAATCCTGAAGTGATTCCAAACACCTTTTTCCTTTACCAATTCGTGCCGAAACGCTGTTTTTCGAGTTATTGACGAAACAGCAGTATAGTTACActttttctgggacaccctgtataaagttATTAGgaaaggaaataaatgtctacgtagctcccgtaacttgcaattaatgcaggcgagtttttttttttgtataaacaTCTGCAGTAGTAATATAAAATCAAAGAGAAGTTCGATCTTCCCGAATTTCAAACTGAAATCTAGGAAATCTTAAATGTGGAGGATCAGATTAAATAAGGACAACCCCAGACTTTTTATTTCTGTATAACTTATATGTATaaatcatttaatatttataattcataATCAACATATTACTTTAGTATATAAATTCAGTAGAGTATCATATAGTTTACACTGAGTATTGAGTATGAGTTAATATCACAGTCGGGTGCGACCAGTATGTCAGTAATAGTCTAATTTAGCATAAAAATTCTCTACTAGCCAGTCATATTTCCATGTATTGTTAAGTATTGTTTCAGGCGCAAAATAGAGGTCCCGAGATTTCGAGACTCTTAGGAGATTAGTTTTCCCGTCTAACCATAGCCCGCTTCCTATTAGGTCCTCGATGAACGGTACATCGATAGTTTTCTCTAATTGAATCTCGTTCGATTTCACTTTATTGTGCAGGCTGGTTATAATGTTCGCCGGCGCCTGGCAAAGATAACAATACCATCCGCCGTAATGATTCAAGTCTCCTATCACTAGGCCTAGACTATCCCTCTCGCTCAAGTCTTCTTCCAGTTGTTGCAGCATGATGGGATTCGATTGATAAGCTTCGCGCATCAATCCGATCGTGCACGCGCCAACCGTTATCGTTGTTTTAAGTGGGTGTTGCCAGAAGAATCCGTAAACTGACCATCTTAATCTAAAGCCGATCGGTTGCGGCCAACCGTTGTATACCTTGAGGAACATTAATGCCCTGGAGTTCAGTACTTGTTCGGATTCAGTCGTTACATAAATATCATCGTCTCTTAAATTTCGTACTACAGTCTTAATCTTCTCCCAAATGTATTTGGATACTACCCTCAGCGGTTTGTGCACTTTCGCTgctatattaatatataaaattttcttctgTTCCTGCTGTAATAAACCTTTGAGTAGCTTATGATGAAAATTATCCTCGGCGTTACTGAAATCACAGATTACAAAAAGATCGACTACGTTGTATAACTCTTCTACTATCACCTCCGCGATCGCCGAATTGTATTCGTTCAGAAAAAACGTGTGAATGATACGCCTAGCGATTCTACGATGCTTCAGCTTGACGTTCTGTTTCGATGCCATGATCGCTCTCCAAACGACCTCTGGTTGGCCACAATCCGAACCGTGCCATCCTTGAGTGCAAATACATTTTTGAAAGTTTTCGCTGCTTCTCATCTTCTGATTATCCACTCCGTGCTTCCAACAAACGGTATGATTGTACACATCGAACAAAGTGTAAGTCTTGACATCTTGCAGCGCTATCTCCCCATTGATTGTCTGGTAGATAGGAAACCTTTTGCGATTGGTCGGTTGCACTTGAGGCTCCTGTTAGAATTTCCGTTTCGACACAGAACAACGGTTAGAACATTTTAGCATTTAATGTCTACTACATTTAAGAGAAAGTTCTTCCAAAATTCAGCAGTCTTCGAATGACCTggattataaaattatattgtaataaatAAGTTACGCAGAGTCTTTAGAAAATTCTGTAGAAGGAAAACAAAAGAACTTTTTCTTATACTTAATAGTGGAATGTAGAACTTGCGATACTCTTACCTGTACCTCTTCGAATTTCACAAATGTAACAGAGGTATGCGTTGTCGGCACAGTTAATTCAGAAGGCGGAGTAGTAGCAACATAAATCATAACAATAAGAACTTGCAAGACTAACAATGTATAAAGCAAGGCCAGTTTCCCATCTAGGCGGGACTGCATCTCACTACCTTCCTTGCTTAAATTTGTCAGTTGCGCATCTTCCGTaccatgaaatttttaatatcgaaCCAAAAGTCTCTGTTACCAGAGGGATCTAGCCGAAAGCATGTGTATAGTCGATGTACAAGTCTGAAAAAGGAACAATTACTCTACTACGCCTTTACAGGAACTTAGATGAAATTAGAAATCTTTACTTTGTCAAGACCATATTTGAAATGTGAAAGTTAGACGAATTCACGTGTGTGCagtgaaaaatttcaaattctatGTTGAAAAATTTCAAATCATACTGTCTCAATGTGTTGAACAGTGTACAGACTCACGGTGTATAGGCGAGGTGAATACCTTTGGTTCGTGACGTTTAAACCGTGACGTCACCGCTCCCCGACGTGCCATTTAATTCTGAAATGGCCCCGATTGCACGTGAACAACTCGCTCGGTAGATAGAACAGCGTCTTCTAGCCTGTCCTCGACGTTCTTCCGTTCGGTGAAACGGTTTTATCGTTGCGCCACATATTTCCTGAGTTGGAGCGACGAGTCTTTCGTTTGAAGAGGTCCCGCCGTTCTACCGAAATCTACCTCGTCGAGCCTCCTCCTCCCAACGGCAGAAAAACCACGCCCGAATGCTCTCCCACGCAACGTCGTTCGTCGAATCCCGTCGACAAGCGCGATCGCGACATCTCCCAAGGCGCACGCGTCTCGTAACCTCGCTAACTCATTCATTATGAGCATCTACGGGGCGAGTCGCTTCACGTGACCACCTCGAATCACTCGTCAACTCGTTATTATTTCACAAGAAAACGTTTCAAAGTTAAGTTAGAGTTATGTCAAGAGCCCCTGTCAACCAAGTCTACAATTTTGGCCTACTGCAAGCATTTCTAATCAGAATCGCGACAGATTTAAAACAAGATCCGTTATATTCTCGGTTATGTCAGTAGATTGGTGGCAGAAATGGAGTAGATTCTGTTGACAGAATTGAACAGCAGATTGGCGATACTGCaactttcttttaaattttaatgaTCCTCCAATGGGGAATGCGTATATACATTTAAATGATCTCCTGAAATAATTAGGTTATGTTCGCAGGTGTCGCCAATCTACAATATGAATTGTTTACAGGGTGGTATCGAGAGGGTCACATGACAAGCTCGGGCAgattttttcaatttgttattctttaaccccttgcactttGATCTTCTTCATATCTATTAGGTGTAGAAACAAGTTCTTTCTATATGTACATATAGCTTTGTACAATCAATACAGCTATtcaaatggaaatattctatcGTTCTTTTGCAGTGTTAGGGCGTTGCACAGTGGTTCGATTACTTTTCGCACTATctggacaaaattattttttcacggATTTGAACTTATTCGGGGTTTTAATTTTTAGAACttcattgaaaatattaataacaaatagtaatatttgaaatctgtttTCACAGATTTGTTCCTTATAAAAAAATGACACAACTTTTCTATTTAAACTATTCCTCTAGCTACaatagtttccaagatattcaatAAAATGTCTTTCagatatgtttttttttaaacaataatttcgatttgatttGCAACATTTTGTAGGTTCACACTGCTATTAAACGAAAgtaaaaatatatacatttataattttgtaaaaatgtacTTTATTAATTGACAAACTTCTactaaaaatttattgtttcatagatttataaaaatacgaaaaagTTAAGACTCGTCGAGTTTTAATTACGAACGTTAAGATAGGTCAGAGTAGACCCAGTACCCTATGTGCTTCATCGGAATGAAGGTCACCATCAACTATTAAATTGAATACTCAATACTTTCTCCCAGATTTTGATAGTTTTAAATTGTTGCGGTTATTCTCCAGAATGTTACATATTTGTAAATAtgtagaaaaaaagaaagttgaaaatgtcgaagatgaaaaaattaatttttcttagtTTTCTAAGTATGCCACATTCACATTTGCAATCGTTTCTTAATAATGAAAAGTGATTTAATAATCTGAatcacgttttttttttgttcaaggTACCCAGCACAAGTATTCGTAGGGGATACATTTTGTTATTTGTCAGGAATGACATTCGCCGTTGTCGGCATCATTGGCCATTTTAGCAAAACCACATTGTTGTTTTTCATTCCGCAAATTATTAATTTCCTGTACAGTGTACCACAATTGTTCCATTTTATACCATGTCCGAGACATAGATTACCAAAGTATGTTTTCCAATTAATTAACTTTTCAACTGATATAAAAGATAGTTATTTTGACATTTATTTATAGATATAATAAAGAGATAGACAAATTGGAGCCTAGCAATActgtatttaacaaaaatgacaTCGGTTTTATCGGTACGAAAACGCAATTATTTCAGtcgatttattatataattttatattactttgattggaaatgaatttttaatctCTAGGTAAACTCGTAATGTGGTTATTTACAAAACTCCATTTAGTGAAGTGGCAAGAAGATAAATCGAACTATGTTACTTGTAACAACTTTACTTTAATTAACTTTGTATTAATCAAAACTGGCCCACTTAAGGAGTCTATGCTTACAATAATTCTATTGTTAATTCAGGTAATATTCAATGATATTTCGATCAACTTATCAATTGTATTTTGTGTTACTAAAAGACCtttgatgtttcaggtattTTGCAGTTTATTAGCGTTTGTCATAAGATATCCTCTCGCTTCAATCTTTTACGACGTTTGAAAGGGCGCATATGAAAAATTAAGGTATATACAGCGTTTTGTATAATTACATTGTTATTTCGCGATGAAATAATATATTGTTTACCGACTTACTTTTGTACAAGAATTTTTCAATGTACATGTACTTTCAAGattttgtaattattgtttATATAATTGTACATTTCTAGAATCATTgtaaacaatgtaaatattactgTACTCTTTCTCGGGAGATATACATGTTCCGTTTCAGTTTTTAAATACTCTTGGTCAATAAAGAAAAATACCGTAATATAGGTAGTGGGAATCAAGTTGTaatattaacaaaataaaatttataccattttaaaaataatacaataataacattgacatatatgtatatacgtgtatgtatgtatgtatatgcatGAGCGTTACATAGTTCTATCAAAAGTGTTTTATATGCATTATAtacaaagtaatataaaatacaatgTCAGACTCACAGTTACAATTGTCAATAAACTACTATAAATTATGAGTATATTGCTAAAGCTGTTTTGAAAAGTTTTGTTCTCGCGCCATCAACGACTGTGTACGCgaacaaaatatatatttatatatataatatgcatATGTTCCTAAATATTGCAAATAATGGTGAGCgtccttgttatttaaatatatttaacacgACAAATTCACAACACAGAATAAATCATGTATGGTGTACATAGGAATTTTACAATTGTGAATCCTTTGCGGACAATAAAGAGATTTGAATAGTTAACAATCAAATTGGTATATATAGTACCTTTCCACGAAACCTTATGTCTAACGTGACCGGACGAGAGAAGCCTTCACGAACGGAACATTTCGGAAATTGAATTCGAACGAATTTACCTAAGGAAATTATTGAAACACGCTTGATGAGCGGCAGTTTCAATTAGTCAGCAATACGTTCCACAATTTTCTCCTCCGGACGAGGTGCTCTTATATAGATCAATTAAGCAATAGATACGTACACGTGTGTCTGTAACTGTGAGAACAATTTCTATGGCATTAGGACATGTCTTTTGAATAAAATGCCGTTTTCGTAAAATTACATTTGCGAGTCGTATCATACACGATGAAAACTTTATTCTTTAGTTCTGGTAACCATGTGTATTTTCGGACATTTGAATCTTTCAGTGTCGCCAACACCAGGACATCGTAAAACCTTATGAAACGCTGCGCAACATTATGTCCGGGCCTAATTTATCTTGCAGCCTGAGCTGCGTTTTCACAGAATCTCTTAGACCAAAAACGTGTGTGAGCTCTGTAAGTGTACGACTCAGTACCAAGACTTCGTCGAACAATTTAAGTGCTTTCTCCAGATTTCCCCTGTTGAACAAACGATAattcatgaattattttaataacgtCTCTATAAAAAATACCGAcgtttttccgaaaaaatttctaaaaattcgcGTAAAAACGGCCTCGAACATTAGAATATCCCCTTAATTCATGATTAACGCTCTATTTGAGACACTGTACCTTTGGACTTCAATTGTTGCTAGAGTCTCGTACGCAAATTCACATTTGTTATCTAATTCCAGTGCTTGATTGACATATTCAATAGCTTTATCAACGTCCCCATGCCATTTC
It contains:
- the Alg7 gene encoding alg7 dolichyl-phosphate N-acetylglucosaminephosphotransferase, which codes for MKHSDDAWEFFFPLLINFGMSCVAYLLTVRLIPRIKNMFIKANLYGTDMNKSTGEKVPEALGVVSGCLFLITLFLFIPIPFTDYIFSDINFPHNEFMEFLAALLSICCMLLLGFADDVLDLRWRHKLLLPTIASLPLLMVYYINFNSTLIIVPKPLRPWFGFSVDLWILYYLYMGMLAVFCTNAINILAGINGLEVGQSLVISISIVIFNVIELSGDLWKAHQFSLYFMLPYTATSLGLLKFNWYPAQVFVGDTFCYLSGMTFAVVGIIGHFSKTTLLFFIPQIINFLYSVPQLFHFIPCPRHRLPKYNKEIDKLEPSNTVFNKNDIGFIGKLVMWLFTKLHLVKWQEDKSNYVTCNNFTLINFVLIKTGPLKESMLTIILLLIQVFCSLLAFVIRYPLASIFYDV
- the Mgat3 gene encoding beta-1,4-mannosyl-glycoprotein 4-beta-N-acetylglucosaminyltransferase, encoding MQSRLDGKLALLYTLLVLQVLIVMIYVATTPPSELTVPTTHTSVTFVKFEEVQEPQVQPTNRKRFPIYQTINGEIALQDVKTYTLFDVYNHTVCWKHGVDNQKMRSSENFQKCICTQGWHGSDCGQPEVVWRAIMASKQNVKLKHRRIARRIIHTFFLNEYNSAIAEVIVEELYNVVDLFVICDFSNAEDNFHHKLLKGLLQQEQKKILYINIAAKVHKPLRVVSKYIWEKIKTVVRNLRDDDIYVTTESEQVLNSRALMFLKVYNGWPQPIGFRLRWSVYGFFWQHPLKTTITVGACTIGLMREAYQSNPIMLQQLEEDLSERDSLGLVIGDLNHYGGWYCYLCQAPANIITSLHNKVKSNEIQLEKTIDVPFIEDLIGSGLWLDGKTNLLRVSKSRDLYFAPETILNNTWKYDWLVENFYAKLDYY